In one window of Zingiber officinale cultivar Zhangliang chromosome 11A, Zo_v1.1, whole genome shotgun sequence DNA:
- the LOC122032171 gene encoding WAT1-related protein At5g64700-like, translating into MACLRDMDAKKPYIAAILVQLGYAGFYALSKAAFDTGMSTFVFIFYRQLAASMLLVPLAFVFERKNYPPLTFMILLKLFCLALFGLTWSLNFYSLGLKYTSASMGSAATNSIPVFTFLFAIFLRMENIKFRSVSGISKVLGIAFCLAGVMTIALYRGTHIRTLNLHHSSGQNTKYQNNVFTPKRCWIEGSIFLIVANMIWSMWLVLQGIMLKEYPSKLIFTTLQCLFSTFQSGFVALVFERDSSKWTLQLDLGLLAILYCGFVVTGLNIYLQSFCIEKKGPVFTAMFTPLALVFTLICSTVFLGEMIYLGSLLGGILMVLGLYSVLWGKAKEGVSSEVSIEDGKTRTEEKEATGNHSDAVPQ; encoded by the exons ATGGCTTGTTTGAGAGACATGGATGCAAAGAAGCCTTATATTGCTGCAATCCTTGTACAACTAGGATATGCTGGGTTCTATGCGTTATCCAAGGCTGCTTTTGATACGGGTATGAGCACCTTTGTGTTCATCTTCTATCGGCAATTAGCTGCCTCTATGTTATTAGTACCGCTTGCTTTTGTTTTTGAAAG GAAAAACTATCCGCCTCTGACGTTTATGATATTGCTGAAGCTGTTCTGCCTTGCATTGTTTGG GCTTACATGGAGCTTAAACTTCTATAGCTTAGGCTTGAAGTATACTTCAGCATCAATGGGTTCAGCAGCTACAAACTCCATTCCAGTATTTACTTTCCTTTTTGCCATTTTCCTCAG GATGGAGAATATCAAATTCAGAAGCGTTTCAGGAATAAGCAAGGTACTAGGAATTGCATTTTGCCTTGCTGGTGTCATGACAATTGCGCTATATAGAGGCACTCACATCCGTACTTTGAACCTTCATCATTCCTCTGGCCAAAATACCAAGTACCAAAACAATGTGTTTACTCCTAAAAGATGTTGGATCGAAGGATCCATCTTCCTAATAGTTGCCAATATGATTTGGTCCATGTGGTTAGTTCTACAG GGAATTATGTTAAAGGAATACCCCTCTAAGCTTATTTTCACTACCCTCCAATGTCTGTTCAGCACCTTTCAGTCGGGTTTCGTTGCACTGGTATTTGAGAGAGACAGTTCCAAGTGGACCTTGCAGTTGGACTTAGGCCTACTTGCTATTTTATACTGT GGCTTTGTCGTAACAGGACTGAACATCTATTTACAAAGCTTTTGTATTGAGAAGAAGGGCCCTGTTTTTACAGCAATGTTCACACCTTTGGCTCTTGTTTTTACGCTGATATGTTCCACTGTTTTCTTAGGGGAAATGATTTATCTAGGAAG TCTTTTAGGTGGAATCCTAATGGTTCTAGGCCTCTATAGCGTTCTGTGGGGAAAAGCCAAAGAGGGAGTGTCTTCTGAAGTCTCAATTGAAGACGGGAAAACTCGCACAGAGGAGAAAGAAGCAACAGGAAATCACTCTGATGCGGTTCCACAATGA